A stretch of Cytophagales bacterium DNA encodes these proteins:
- a CDS encoding DUF839 domain-containing protein: MNRRHFIYSTAMTSLGFVSLSRCTSNWGEKAQSASVGEGQLEIVPDPKQYLDLPKGFEYRIISRSGNKMSDGLFVPGRPDGMGAFLNEQGQCVLVRNHENSPGSLKHSAFGENDEFLGDVDMGLLYDAGRGKVPALGGTTTVIYDEKTGEVIEEYLSLAGTTRNCAGGVTPWNSWLTCEESVTKADEETVEKDHGYVFDVPAFNKGLADPKPIVGMGRFNHEAVAVDPETHIVYQTEDRPDGLIYRFVPTDKTDLHQGGQLEVLAIKGKKSLDTRNWEGKTVNLNEPMEVAWMPIDDVESPEDDLRFRGYHKGAARFARGEGMWMGDQEVYFACTNGGPKNFGQIFKYDIQDNTLELFAESEDKTVLNMCDNLTVAPNGMLFVCEDNSDLNRIHYINKEGEVKQFAINRSSDSELAGAVFSPSGKTLFVNIQVNGDTVAITGPWENLV, from the coding sequence ATGAATCGAAGACATTTCATTTATAGCACGGCCATGACCTCTCTGGGCTTTGTATCCTTATCCAGATGCACTTCAAATTGGGGCGAGAAAGCACAATCGGCTTCAGTCGGAGAAGGCCAATTGGAAATCGTTCCTGACCCGAAGCAGTATCTAGATTTACCGAAAGGGTTTGAATACCGCATCATATCCAGGTCTGGGAATAAGATGTCTGATGGGTTATTCGTTCCAGGGAGACCCGATGGAATGGGTGCCTTTTTAAATGAACAAGGGCAGTGTGTGTTGGTCAGAAATCATGAGAACAGTCCAGGGTCTCTGAAGCATAGTGCATTTGGTGAGAATGACGAATTTTTAGGTGATGTAGATATGGGTCTTTTGTATGATGCAGGTCGCGGAAAAGTGCCGGCTCTAGGAGGAACTACTACGGTCATCTATGATGAAAAAACAGGAGAAGTGATCGAAGAATACCTAAGCCTCGCTGGAACCACGAGAAATTGTGCAGGAGGCGTTACACCATGGAATAGCTGGTTGACCTGTGAGGAGTCCGTAACGAAAGCTGATGAAGAGACGGTTGAAAAGGACCATGGATATGTATTTGATGTGCCGGCTTTCAACAAAGGCCTGGCGGACCCAAAGCCGATTGTGGGAATGGGCAGGTTCAATCATGAGGCAGTGGCAGTTGATCCGGAGACGCACATTGTGTACCAGACCGAAGATCGGCCTGATGGCTTGATCTATCGATTTGTACCAACGGATAAAACAGATCTTCATCAGGGTGGGCAACTGGAAGTTCTGGCGATCAAAGGAAAGAAATCGCTGGATACCAGAAACTGGGAAGGAAAAACGGTGAATTTAAACGAACCTATGGAAGTGGCCTGGATGCCCATAGATGATGTGGAATCACCTGAAGATGATCTGCGATTTCGAGGATACCATAAAGGAGCAGCAAGATTTGCTCGAGGTGAAGGCATGTGGATGGGAGACCAGGAAGTTTATTTCGCCTGTACCAATGGTGGACCCAAAAACTTTGGTCAGATCTTCAAGTATGATATTCAGGACAATACCCTGGAGTTGTTTGCTGAATCTGAAGACAAGACGGTATTGAACATGTGTGATAACCTGACGGTCGCTCCAAATGGGATGCTTTTTGTGTGTGAAGACAACAGCGATCTGAATCGAATCCACTATATCAACAAAGAAGGGGAAGTGAAGCAATTTGCTATCAACCGAAGCTCAGATTCAGAATTAGCGGGTGCCGTGTTTTCACCTTCTGGCAAGACTTTGTTTGTTAATATTCAGGTGAATGGAGATACTGTAGCCATTACTGGACCCTGGGAGAATTTGGTTTAA
- a CDS encoding transketolase codes for MADISNLEKTASQVRRDIVRMVHACQSGHPGGSLGCTDYLVALYFHQMKHDTGFNMEGKGEDLFFLSNGHISPVFYSVLGRSGYFDVKELATFRQINSRLQGHPATEEGLPGIRVASGSLGQGLSVAVGAALAKKLDGDDRKVYCLMGDGEQQEGQVWEAAMLAASRKVDNLIAAIDYNGQQIDGPVDEVNTLGDLKLKYEAFGWDVMECDGNNMSELVATLEAAGLREGNGKPIMILMKTEMGKGVDFMEGTHKWHGVAPNDEQLASALSQLEETLGDY; via the coding sequence ATGGCCGACATATCTAACCTCGAAAAGACCGCTTCGCAAGTTCGTCGCGATATTGTACGAATGGTACATGCGTGCCAGTCAGGACACCCTGGAGGGTCGCTGGGCTGCACAGATTATTTAGTGGCATTGTACTTCCATCAAATGAAACACGATACCGGTTTCAACATGGAAGGTAAAGGAGAAGACCTGTTTTTCCTTTCTAATGGACATATCTCTCCTGTATTCTACAGCGTATTGGGTAGGTCGGGTTATTTCGATGTGAAGGAATTAGCGACTTTCCGTCAAATTAATTCCAGGTTGCAAGGCCATCCTGCCACTGAAGAAGGGCTCCCAGGAATTCGTGTCGCTTCTGGCTCACTCGGACAAGGGTTGTCTGTCGCAGTAGGTGCCGCTCTTGCTAAAAAACTGGACGGGGATGACCGCAAAGTCTATTGCTTGATGGGAGACGGTGAACAGCAAGAAGGTCAGGTTTGGGAAGCTGCGATGTTAGCTGCTAGTAGAAAAGTAGATAATCTAATTGCTGCGATCGATTATAATGGTCAGCAGATTGACGGTCCCGTGGATGAGGTCAATACCCTGGGTGATCTGAAATTGAAATATGAAGCTTTCGGCTGGGATGTCATGGAATGCGATGGCAATAACATGTCAGAATTGGTTGCTACACTTGAAGCAGCTGGTTTGAGAGAAGGAAATGGTAAACCCATCATGATCCTCATGAAAACTGAAATGGGCAAAGGTGTGGACTTCATGGAAGGTACGCACAAGTGGCATGGTGTCGCTCCGAATGATGAGCAACTAGCCAGTGCCTTGAGTCAATTAGAAGAAACCCTTGGGGATTACTGA
- a CDS encoding aspartate aminotransferase family protein produces the protein MLTQRQLFQQYVAQTSDFPLALEIERAEGVYLYDKDKSYIDLISGIGVSNVGHRHPKVIQAIQEQLDKYLHIMVYGEYVQSPQVKLAQALSATLPEHLNNVYFLNSGSEAVEGAIKLAKRYTGKPDVITFKNAYHGSSHGALSASGDEQFKQNFRPLVPGFKHLKFGCEKGINKIDSNVAAVLIETVQGEAGVVQADTAYFRQLREKCDETETLLIFDEIQCGSGRTGKLWAFEHYGVTPDILVSAKGLGGGMPIGCFIAPQEIMGVLKNDPILGHISTFGGHPVNCAAALATLKTIEEEKLLETVPQKEAMIRDLLQHPKIKEIRSIGLMMAVEFESFEVVKPIIDKAIELGVITDWFLFNDYSMRIAPPLTIAEDEIRVACGKIMEAIENP, from the coding sequence ATTCTTACCCAACGACAGTTATTTCAGCAATACGTTGCACAGACTTCTGACTTTCCACTCGCCCTGGAAATAGAACGGGCAGAAGGTGTCTACCTCTACGACAAAGACAAGTCATATATCGATTTGATCTCTGGTATCGGGGTGTCCAATGTTGGTCACCGGCATCCTAAAGTCATACAAGCCATTCAGGAGCAACTGGATAAATACCTCCACATCATGGTTTATGGAGAATATGTGCAGAGCCCACAAGTCAAGCTGGCTCAGGCTTTGTCCGCAACCTTGCCAGAGCACTTGAATAATGTCTATTTCCTTAATTCAGGTAGTGAGGCGGTTGAAGGAGCCATCAAGCTAGCCAAAAGGTATACGGGAAAACCGGATGTGATCACTTTTAAGAATGCTTATCACGGCTCTTCGCATGGTGCGCTTTCCGCTAGTGGAGACGAGCAATTCAAGCAAAATTTTCGCCCGTTGGTTCCTGGTTTTAAGCATCTCAAATTCGGTTGTGAAAAAGGCATCAACAAAATTGATAGCAATGTTGCGGCTGTACTCATCGAAACGGTGCAGGGTGAAGCAGGTGTCGTGCAAGCAGATACAGCATATTTTCGCCAATTACGGGAGAAGTGTGATGAAACTGAAACCTTGTTGATTTTTGATGAAATTCAGTGTGGTTCCGGGCGTACGGGTAAACTTTGGGCATTTGAGCATTATGGTGTCACTCCTGACATTCTGGTTAGTGCCAAAGGCTTAGGTGGTGGAATGCCCATTGGATGTTTTATTGCTCCGCAAGAAATCATGGGTGTCTTGAAAAATGACCCTATCCTTGGGCACATCAGCACATTTGGGGGTCACCCTGTTAATTGCGCTGCGGCCCTGGCTACTTTGAAGACCATTGAGGAGGAAAAACTGCTTGAGACTGTTCCGCAAAAGGAAGCTATGATCCGAGACTTACTCCAACATCCGAAGATCAAAGAGATCCGAAGTATTGGCTTGATGATGGCCGTCGAATTTGAATCGTTTGAGGTAGTGAAACCGATCATTGATAAAGCCATTGAACTTGGTGTGATCACTGACTGGTTCTTATTCAATGACTATTCTATGCGAATCGCACCGCCATTGACGATTGCCGAAGATGAAATTCGTGTTGCGTGTGGTAAGATCATGGAGGCGATAGAAAATCCTTGA
- a CDS encoding aspartyl protease family protein, whose protein sequence is MRKLFFACALLGFMSSYAQSPLTTTDFELYGDHIFVKVSVDDSEPLDFIFDTGDVLTVIDMDVAQKLNLPINHKETATSAQGSISGALIKHNKIQVNDLVLEKNIKVYATDLDHLEISIGRNIDGIVGYEMLHHHVVRLDYDAMKLELYDSGSYPKRGEELAFKFHHTVPTVEATIMLNNGESLSGSYYINTGAGTTVDFNTPFANANNIIDKTGEHYSYLVKGLGSKETRHYEGRVKSFTFGSNTVDNLPIGISQVTTGIQGEKKIAGIIGNRVMSRYNVLFDYKTHKIYLEKNGRSGEEYAVNCSGLDVQLNKDKSKVLIHQVFEGSQAASKGISVDDELVSINGESALGMGLPAVEKMLKKSGSSVTLTLNSGGSTKEVSLDLKSLL, encoded by the coding sequence ATGAGAAAACTATTTTTTGCATGTGCGCTATTGGGTTTCATGAGCTCATATGCACAATCTCCACTCACCACCACAGATTTTGAATTGTACGGTGATCATATTTTTGTAAAGGTCAGTGTGGATGACTCTGAGCCTCTGGATTTCATTTTCGATACAGGCGATGTATTGACTGTGATTGATATGGATGTTGCTCAAAAATTGAATTTACCGATCAATCACAAAGAAACTGCGACTAGTGCGCAGGGAAGCATTTCCGGCGCATTGATCAAACACAATAAAATTCAGGTCAATGACCTGGTTTTGGAAAAGAACATCAAAGTATATGCAACGGATCTGGATCACCTTGAGATCAGTATTGGTCGTAATATCGATGGAATTGTAGGTTACGAGATGCTACACCACCACGTGGTTCGTCTGGACTATGATGCCATGAAATTGGAACTTTATGATTCAGGAAGCTATCCTAAGAGGGGCGAAGAATTGGCGTTCAAATTTCATCACACGGTCCCTACAGTGGAGGCAACCATCATGCTTAACAATGGTGAATCATTGAGCGGAAGCTACTACATCAATACCGGTGCGGGTACCACTGTGGATTTCAATACACCTTTTGCCAACGCAAATAACATCATTGATAAAACAGGAGAACACTATTCATACCTGGTTAAAGGCTTGGGCTCAAAAGAGACACGTCACTATGAAGGACGGGTGAAAAGCTTCACTTTTGGTTCTAATACCGTTGATAACCTGCCTATTGGTATCAGCCAGGTAACAACCGGGATCCAGGGAGAAAAGAAAATTGCTGGGATCATAGGAAACCGGGTAATGAGTCGATACAATGTGTTGTTTGATTATAAAACACATAAGATCTATCTGGAGAAGAATGGAAGAAGCGGTGAGGAGTATGCAGTCAACTGTAGTGGACTTGATGTCCAGTTGAATAAGGATAAATCAAAAGTTTTGATCCATCAGGTATTTGAGGGTTCACAGGCAGCATCAAAAGGTATCAGCGTCGATGATGAGTTAGTAAGTATCAATGGAGAGTCAGCGCTAGGTATGGGATTGCCTGCCGTAGAGAAAATGCTCAAGAAATCAGGGAGTTCAGTGACTTTAACTTTGAACTCCGGAGGTTCTACTAAAGAGGTTTCTTTAGACCTGAAGTCTTTGCTATAA
- a CDS encoding M28 family metallopeptidase encodes MKRFFYLLALLACSSVSAQYLTSDPKVYDIINDVSAERLEADVRKLAGFGTRHTMSDTVSDTRGIGAARRWIKAEFEKISQECGGCLDVYEQRTLVKGDNNTRIATDTYIVNVYAVKKGTKYPNRYIIMSGDIDSRISDVTNFTDDSPGANDNASGMAGAIELARVLSKHDFASSVMLAGLSGEEQGLYGGRFLAEKAKDEGWEVIGILNNDMIGNIEGVDGVIDNRSFRIFSEPYSVTETERELKRKRFYGGENDSQSRQLARYVHQATRTYMPEMNPIMIYRLDRFGRGGHHRPFNEAGFAGVRIMEAHENYNRQHQDLRTENGIAYGDVIEGVNFPYCAKMTAVNAVSMATLAMAPPKPQEVRIGGIVRPSTRLAWEKVDGAVAYKIYWRDTTSPTWQFSQLVDGDLTAYTLKGIVIDNFLFGVAAVGASGHESMVSYPSGLIPR; translated from the coding sequence ATGAAGCGATTCTTCTACCTATTGGCCTTACTGGCTTGTTCTTCTGTTTCTGCGCAATACCTTACTTCCGATCCAAAAGTCTACGACATCATCAATGATGTGAGTGCGGAACGACTGGAAGCGGATGTGAGAAAACTTGCTGGATTTGGTACGCGACATACCATGTCGGATACGGTTTCTGATACCCGAGGAATTGGTGCAGCCAGACGCTGGATCAAAGCCGAATTCGAGAAGATCTCACAAGAATGTGGAGGATGTTTGGACGTGTATGAGCAACGTACGCTGGTGAAAGGGGATAATAATACCCGCATCGCCACGGATACTTATATCGTGAATGTCTATGCCGTTAAGAAAGGAACGAAATACCCTAACCGCTACATCATCATGAGTGGGGACATTGACAGTCGTATTTCAGATGTGACAAATTTTACCGATGATTCCCCCGGTGCGAATGACAATGCTTCAGGGATGGCGGGTGCCATTGAATTAGCGCGTGTGTTGTCCAAGCATGATTTTGCTTCCAGTGTCATGCTGGCTGGACTAAGCGGAGAGGAGCAAGGACTCTATGGAGGTAGGTTCCTCGCTGAAAAGGCCAAGGACGAAGGCTGGGAGGTAATCGGCATCCTGAACAATGACATGATCGGAAATATCGAGGGAGTTGATGGGGTGATTGACAACCGATCTTTCAGAATATTCTCAGAGCCTTATTCCGTGACTGAAACCGAGCGGGAATTAAAAAGAAAACGTTTTTATGGCGGTGAAAATGACAGTCAATCACGGCAACTGGCACGATATGTTCATCAGGCCACGCGGACCTACATGCCGGAAATGAATCCCATCATGATCTACCGACTGGATCGATTTGGTAGGGGAGGGCACCACCGACCCTTTAATGAAGCTGGCTTCGCAGGAGTTAGGATCATGGAGGCGCATGAAAATTACAATCGCCAGCACCAGGACCTTCGCACCGAAAATGGCATTGCATATGGAGATGTTATAGAAGGTGTCAACTTCCCATACTGCGCGAAGATGACCGCTGTGAATGCGGTTAGTATGGCTACGTTGGCCATGGCGCCACCTAAGCCTCAGGAAGTGCGAATTGGTGGTATTGTTCGTCCTTCTACACGCTTGGCCTGGGAAAAGGTGGACGGTGCTGTGGCTTATAAGATCTACTGGAGAGATACGACTTCACCAACCTGGCAATTTTCTCAATTAGTGGATGGAGACCTGACGGCTTACACCCTCAAAGGCATCGTGATTGATAATTTCTTGTTTGGTGTAGCTGCAGTAGGTGCCAGTGGTCACGAAAGCATGGTGAGCTATCCAAGCGGATTGATTCCGAGATAG
- a CDS encoding transketolase family protein, with protein sequence MNTKYTFTEKKDTRSGFGDGLLELGRTNPDVVALCADLIGSLKMGAFIKEFPERFTQIGIAEANMMGVAAGMAIAGKIPFTGTFANFSTGRVYDQIRQSIAYSEKNVKICASHAGLTLGEDGATHQILEDVGMMKMLPNMTVVVPCDYEQTKAATIAIADYHGPVYLRFGRPKWPIFTASDQKFEIGKAVNMIEGSDVTIIATGHMVWKAIEAEAQLAATGISAEVINIHTIKPLDEEAILKSVAKTKCVVTCEEHQMNGGLGESVAQTLVRNTPYPMEMIAVNDSFGESGKPEELLDKYGLSTQNIVTAAQKVIGRKG encoded by the coding sequence ATGAACACGAAATATACCTTCACTGAAAAGAAAGACACACGCTCAGGATTCGGAGATGGCCTGTTGGAGCTAGGCAGAACCAACCCTGATGTAGTAGCACTTTGTGCAGACTTGATCGGATCCCTGAAAATGGGCGCATTCATCAAGGAGTTTCCGGAAAGATTTACGCAAATCGGAATTGCAGAAGCTAACATGATGGGCGTTGCTGCTGGGATGGCCATCGCAGGTAAAATCCCATTCACAGGAACATTTGCCAATTTTTCTACTGGCCGAGTTTATGACCAGATCCGTCAATCCATTGCCTATTCTGAAAAGAATGTCAAAATATGTGCTTCACATGCAGGTCTGACACTGGGTGAAGACGGTGCAACCCACCAGATCCTGGAAGATGTAGGCATGATGAAGATGTTGCCTAATATGACCGTGGTAGTACCTTGTGATTACGAGCAAACGAAGGCAGCCACCATCGCGATTGCTGATTATCACGGACCTGTTTACTTGAGGTTTGGCCGACCGAAATGGCCTATTTTCACCGCCTCCGATCAGAAGTTTGAGATTGGAAAAGCAGTGAATATGATCGAAGGGTCTGATGTAACCATCATTGCCACTGGACACATGGTATGGAAAGCCATCGAAGCAGAAGCACAATTGGCAGCCACTGGTATCAGTGCTGAAGTGATCAATATTCACACCATCAAGCCACTGGATGAAGAAGCTATTCTGAAATCCGTTGCTAAAACCAAATGTGTCGTGACTTGCGAGGAACACCAAATGAATGGCGGCCTTGGCGAGAGCGTTGCTCAAACATTGGTTAGAAATACGCCCTACCCGATGGAAATGATTGCAGTAAATGATTCGTTTGGAGAAAGTGGCAAACCCGAAGAATTACTGGACAAGTATGGCTTGAGCACCCAGAACATAGTGACTGCCGCTCAGAAAGTGATTGGAAGAAAAGGCTAG